A genomic segment from Fodinicola acaciae encodes:
- the pcaD gene encoding 3-oxoadipate enol-lactonase gives MTIVDGPADAPVLVLSNSIGTTVNLWQRQIPELARQFRVVRWDLPGHDGSPAPAGPYTVDDLGRQLLATMDDLGVERAHLAGVSIGGMLSMWVASHAPERVDRLAVICSSAYLPPARGWRDRAATVRAGGTGQLVEAAIGRWFTPAMDREVVRRTGAELTNVDSEGYAGCCEAIAAMDLREAITRITAPTLVIGGADDPATPPAHAEEIASRIAGANLVVIDKASHLAVLEQPERVTRLLVEHLTAPPNLHARGMTTRRAVLGDAQVDRTVAATTDFTADFQDFLTRYAWGEVWNRPGLDRRTRSCITLAILTALRSTEEIPLHVRGAVHNGLTKAEIAEVLQHTAIYAGLPAANSAFAIAKRTLEEMDE, from the coding sequence GTGACCATTGTGGACGGTCCGGCCGACGCGCCGGTGCTGGTCCTGTCCAACTCGATCGGCACCACGGTCAACCTGTGGCAACGGCAGATTCCGGAGCTGGCCAGACAGTTCCGGGTCGTACGCTGGGACCTGCCGGGCCACGACGGATCGCCCGCGCCGGCCGGACCGTACACAGTGGACGATCTCGGCCGGCAACTGTTGGCGACAATGGACGATCTCGGCGTCGAGCGCGCGCACCTCGCCGGTGTCTCGATCGGCGGCATGCTGTCGATGTGGGTCGCCAGCCACGCACCCGAACGCGTCGACCGGCTCGCGGTGATCTGCTCATCCGCGTATCTGCCACCCGCGCGGGGGTGGCGTGACCGGGCGGCGACCGTGCGCGCCGGCGGCACCGGCCAGCTGGTCGAGGCGGCGATCGGTCGCTGGTTCACGCCGGCCATGGATCGCGAGGTCGTACGGCGAACCGGCGCCGAGCTGACCAATGTGGACAGTGAGGGATATGCCGGCTGCTGCGAGGCAATCGCGGCCATGGACCTGCGCGAGGCGATCACCCGAATCACCGCACCCACGCTGGTGATCGGTGGCGCGGACGACCCGGCCACGCCCCCGGCGCACGCCGAGGAGATCGCCAGCCGGATCGCCGGCGCGAACCTTGTCGTGATCGACAAAGCCTCGCATTTGGCCGTTCTGGAGCAGCCGGAACGCGTCACGCGGCTGCTCGTCGAGCACCTGACCGCTCCACCGAACCTGCACGCGCGCGGCATGACGACGCGGCGCGCGGTGCTCGGCGACGCGCAGGTCGACCGTACGGTCGCGGCGACCACCGACTTCACCGCCGATTTCCAGGACTTCCTGACCCGCTATGCCTGGGGTGAGGTGTGGAACCGGCCGGGTCTGGACCGGCGTACGCGCAGCTGCATCACGCTCGCCATCCTCACCGCCCTGCGCAGCACCGAGGAAATCCCGCTGCACGTACGCGGAGCCGTCCACAATGGACTGACGAAGGCGGAGATCGCCGAGGTGCTGCAGCACACCGCCATCTACGCTGGTCTGCCAGCGGCGAACTCCGCGTTCGCCATCGCCAAACGCACGTTGGAAGAGATGGATGAGTGA
- the pcaB gene encoding 3-carboxy-cis,cis-muconate cycloisomerase, which translates to MRPSSSSSDDGLFDGVLAAGGVAPAVSDRAWLRAMLDAEAALAQALSDTGLISAADADAIVSACDADEFDIGAIGAGAADSGNPVPALVKALTSAVRAPADRHVHRGATSQDILDTAAMLVTRRAMDPLLDDLSAAADACAGLADQHRDTLMAGRTLLQQALPTTFGLRAAGWTHGIDTAIDGLEAVRERLAVQLGGAAGTLASLGGDGVRVAAAMARRLDLAAPVLPWHTERTRIAVVGSALATAAGAVGKVARDITLLAQTEVGEVSESAGGGSSTLPHKQNPVAAIVAIGGATRAPGLASTLFAAMVQEHERAAGSWHAEWRTLTELLTVTGSAAHWLRVSVSGLRIHTDRMRSNVDITDGLLLAERLTTALTEKLGRQQAHQLVTEASRRSIHSGRSLADELEGAPMTKEQIDKLLTAEDYLGSAHEFIDRALAAHRRDK; encoded by the coding sequence ATGAGACCGTCTTCTTCATCGTCTGACGACGGGCTTTTCGACGGCGTGCTGGCCGCCGGCGGTGTCGCGCCGGCGGTCAGCGATCGTGCCTGGCTGCGGGCGATGCTCGACGCCGAGGCGGCGTTGGCGCAGGCTTTGTCAGACACTGGACTGATATCCGCCGCTGACGCCGACGCGATCGTTTCCGCCTGCGACGCCGACGAATTCGACATCGGCGCGATCGGCGCGGGCGCCGCCGACAGCGGAAACCCGGTGCCAGCGCTGGTGAAAGCGCTCACCTCGGCCGTACGCGCGCCGGCGGACCGGCACGTGCACCGCGGCGCGACCAGCCAGGACATCCTCGACACGGCCGCGATGCTGGTGACCAGGCGAGCCATGGATCCGTTGCTGGACGACCTGTCCGCCGCGGCGGACGCGTGCGCCGGTCTCGCCGACCAACACCGCGACACGCTGATGGCAGGCCGTACGCTCCTGCAGCAGGCGTTGCCGACGACGTTCGGCCTGCGTGCGGCCGGCTGGACGCACGGCATCGACACCGCGATCGATGGCCTGGAAGCCGTACGCGAACGGCTGGCCGTCCAGCTGGGTGGTGCTGCCGGCACACTCGCGTCGCTCGGCGGCGACGGCGTACGCGTCGCGGCGGCGATGGCCCGGCGGCTGGACCTCGCGGCGCCGGTGCTGCCGTGGCACACCGAGCGAACGAGGATCGCGGTTGTCGGGAGCGCGCTGGCGACCGCGGCCGGCGCCGTCGGCAAGGTGGCCAGGGACATCACGCTGCTCGCGCAGACCGAGGTCGGCGAGGTGTCCGAGTCGGCCGGCGGTGGATCGTCGACCTTGCCACACAAGCAAAACCCGGTCGCCGCGATCGTCGCGATCGGCGGAGCGACGCGAGCGCCGGGACTGGCGAGCACGCTTTTCGCCGCCATGGTGCAGGAACACGAGCGTGCCGCCGGCAGCTGGCACGCCGAATGGCGGACACTGACCGAATTGTTGACGGTGACCGGCTCGGCGGCACACTGGCTGCGGGTCAGCGTCAGTGGCCTACGCATACACACCGACCGTATGCGGTCCAATGTGGACATCACCGACGGCCTGCTGCTCGCCGAGCGGTTGACCACCGCGTTGACCGAGAAACTTGGCCGCCAGCAAGCACATCAGCTGGTCACCGAGGCCAGCAGGCGGAGCATCCACAGTGGACGGTCGCTTGCCGACGAGCTCGAAGGCGCACCGATGACGAAGGAACAAATCGACAAATTGCTGACTGCTGAGGACTATCTCGGCTCGGCACACGAGTTCATCGACCGTGCGCTGGCCGCACACAGGAGGGACAAGTGA
- the pcaG gene encoding protocatechuate 3,4-dioxygenase subunit alpha, giving the protein MTELQTTPSQTVGPFLSIGMEWFEDPYVVPKDTAGGFWIRGHLYDGADDPVPDGMIESWQADPDGRFNHPDDPRGAAERTDGFRGIARSLTNAAGEWNLFTVRPGSVPTVDGQEQAPHIDLTVMARGMLNRVVTRIYFSGEKLNDTDPVLSNVDAERRGTLIAQPTDDGFQLDIRLQGDDETVFFIV; this is encoded by the coding sequence ATGACTGAGCTGCAGACGACACCATCGCAGACGGTCGGGCCGTTCCTGTCGATCGGCATGGAATGGTTCGAGGATCCGTACGTCGTGCCAAAGGACACCGCCGGCGGGTTCTGGATCCGCGGCCATCTCTACGACGGCGCCGACGATCCGGTGCCGGACGGCATGATCGAGTCGTGGCAGGCCGATCCGGACGGCCGCTTCAACCATCCCGACGATCCGCGCGGCGCGGCCGAGCGCACCGACGGTTTCCGCGGCATCGCGCGCAGCCTGACCAACGCGGCCGGCGAGTGGAACCTTTTCACCGTACGGCCAGGATCCGTGCCGACCGTGGACGGTCAGGAGCAGGCGCCGCACATCGACCTCACCGTCATGGCGCGCGGCATGCTCAACCGTGTCGTGACCCGCATCTATTTCAGCGGTGAGAAGCTGAACGACACCGATCCCGTGCTGTCCAATGTGGACGCCGAGCGTCGCGGCACGCTGATCGCGCAGCCAACGGACGACGGATTCCAGCTGGACATCCGGTTGCAGGGCGACGATGAGACCGTCTTCTTCATCGTCTGA
- the pcaH gene encoding protocatechuate 3,4-dioxygenase subunit beta, translated as MLILPSYRQDEKVHPPLDSPGYRSSVLRHPKKPLLLLPQGLTEVTGPVFGHETIGALDNDLTRQHAEEPVGQRMIVQGRVLDSGGRPVPDTLIEVWQANAGGRYRHVVDNWPAPLDPNFTGVGRTITDSRGNYRFVTIKPGAYPWKNHHNAWRPAHIHFSLFGRAFTQRLVTQMYFPDDPLFGQDPIFNSVPDEKGRQRMICAFDLDATEPEWALAFRWDIVLRGAAATPFEDDDDDD; from the coding sequence ATGCTGATCCTGCCGTCGTATCGCCAGGACGAGAAGGTGCATCCGCCGCTGGACAGTCCCGGCTATCGCAGCTCCGTCCTGCGCCATCCGAAAAAACCGCTGCTGTTGCTGCCGCAGGGGTTGACCGAGGTGACCGGCCCGGTGTTCGGTCACGAGACCATCGGCGCTCTGGACAACGATCTGACCAGGCAACATGCCGAAGAACCGGTCGGCCAGCGGATGATCGTGCAGGGCCGTGTGCTCGACAGCGGCGGCCGGCCGGTGCCGGACACGTTGATCGAGGTGTGGCAGGCCAACGCGGGCGGCCGCTATCGGCATGTCGTCGACAACTGGCCGGCGCCGCTGGACCCGAACTTCACCGGAGTCGGGCGTACGATCACCGACTCGCGGGGAAACTATCGGTTCGTCACCATCAAACCCGGTGCGTATCCGTGGAAGAACCACCACAACGCCTGGCGGCCGGCCCACATCCACTTCTCGCTGTTCGGCCGCGCATTCACGCAGCGGCTGGTCACGCAGATGTATTTTCCGGACGACCCGCTGTTCGGCCAGGACCCGATCTTCAACTCGGTGCCGGACGAAAAGGGCCGGCAGCGGATGATCTGCGCGTTCGACCTGGACGCGACCGAGCCCGAGTGGGCGCTGGCATTTCGTTGGGACATCGTGCTTCGAGGCGCGGCCGCGACGCCTTTCGAGGATGATGACGACGATGACTGA
- a CDS encoding CoA-transferase subunit beta encodes MSEWTTDEMMTVAASRALVGATSCFVGIGLPSQAANLARRTSAPDLVLIYESGAIGAKPGRLPLSIGDGILAETADAVVSVPEIFNYWLQPGRIDIGFLSAAQLDKHANINTTVIGDNYRDPKVRLPGAGGAPEIAASCGEVIIIVRQNKRTFVEKVDFVTSVGHGDGGDSRKKLGLRGAGPSRVITDLAVMEPDPVTRELTVTQLHAGVTAEKVRKATGWHIAFANDLKETPPPSAEELRILRALIAA; translated from the coding sequence ATGAGCGAGTGGACGACCGACGAGATGATGACGGTTGCCGCGTCCCGCGCGCTGGTCGGTGCGACGTCGTGCTTCGTCGGCATCGGTCTGCCAAGCCAGGCGGCCAATCTTGCTCGCCGCACGTCCGCGCCGGATCTCGTCCTCATCTACGAATCCGGTGCGATCGGCGCCAAACCCGGCCGGCTGCCGCTGTCGATCGGCGACGGCATCCTGGCCGAGACCGCCGACGCCGTGGTGAGCGTGCCGGAGATTTTCAACTACTGGCTGCAACCCGGCCGCATCGACATCGGTTTTCTCAGCGCCGCTCAGCTCGACAAACACGCGAACATCAACACTACGGTGATCGGCGACAACTACCGCGACCCGAAAGTGCGCCTTCCCGGCGCCGGCGGAGCGCCGGAAATCGCCGCGTCCTGCGGCGAGGTCATCATCATCGTGCGGCAGAACAAGCGTACGTTCGTGGAGAAGGTCGACTTCGTCACCTCGGTCGGTCATGGCGACGGTGGAGATTCACGGAAAAAGCTGGGACTGCGTGGCGCCGGCCCGTCCAGGGTCATCACCGACCTGGCCGTCATGGAGCCGGATCCGGTGACGCGCGAGCTGACCGTCACCCAACTGCACGCCGGCGTGACCGCCGAAAAGGTGCGGAAAGCGACCGGCTGGCACATCGCCTTTGCCAACGACCTCAAGGAAACTCCGCCACCGAGCGCCGAGGAACTGCGGATCCTTCGCGCCCTGATCGCCGCCTGA
- a CDS encoding CoA transferase subunit A — protein MAEITSLSEAVASVIRDGDVVAMEGFTHLIPMAAGHEVIRQRKRDLTLVRMTPDVIYDQLIGAGCARKLVFSWGGNPGVGSLHRFRDAVQHGWPVPLEIEEHSHAGMANRYVAGAAGLPFAVLRGYSGTGLVDQTDTIEPITCPFTGEQLAAVRAINPDVTVIHAQRADRRGNVQLWGLTGVQKEAVLAAKKSIVTVEEIVDELAPMPDQVVLPTWVVTAVAEVPRGAFPSYALGYYDRDNTTYAEWDPISRDRDTFTKWLDENVYGVSA, from the coding sequence GTGGCCGAGATAACCAGCCTGTCCGAGGCAGTCGCGTCGGTGATCCGCGACGGCGACGTGGTGGCGATGGAGGGGTTCACGCACCTCATCCCGATGGCCGCCGGCCACGAGGTGATCCGCCAGCGCAAGCGCGACCTGACGCTCGTACGGATGACGCCGGACGTGATCTATGACCAGCTGATCGGCGCCGGCTGCGCGAGGAAACTGGTCTTTTCCTGGGGTGGCAATCCTGGTGTCGGCTCGCTGCACCGGTTTCGGGACGCCGTCCAGCATGGCTGGCCGGTGCCGCTGGAGATCGAGGAACATTCGCACGCGGGCATGGCAAATCGTTACGTGGCCGGTGCCGCCGGCCTGCCTTTCGCCGTTTTACGGGGATATTCCGGCACCGGTCTGGTCGACCAGACCGACACGATCGAGCCGATCACCTGTCCTTTCACCGGTGAGCAGCTCGCGGCCGTACGCGCGATCAACCCGGATGTCACGGTGATCCACGCGCAGCGCGCCGACCGGCGCGGCAACGTGCAGCTCTGGGGCCTGACCGGAGTGCAGAAAGAAGCCGTGCTGGCGGCCAAAAAATCGATCGTCACGGTCGAGGAGATCGTCGACGAGCTGGCTCCGATGCCGGATCAGGTGGTGCTGCCGACCTGGGTCGTGACCGCGGTCGCCGAGGTGCCGCGCGGTGCTTTTCCGTCGTACGCACTGGGTTATTACGACCGCGACAACACAACGTACGCGGAGTGGGACCCGATCAGCCGCGACCGCGACACGTTCACCAAGTGGCTGGACGAAAACGTCTACGGAGTGAGCGCATGA
- a CDS encoding GNAT family N-acetyltransferase translates to MKIRPGGRDDLTVVLAVIDDAVDWLVLRGSGAQWGTEPWSEQPANIDRIERMADDGGMWIAEIDGVCVGMLHISEEPPPYAPAAAERELYVHFLVASRDYAGRGIGRQLLDFAFDQARQREISLVRVDCWSGGDGALVRYYEGCGFTRTTPFLRGEWEGQVLEQHLSH, encoded by the coding sequence GTGAAGATCCGACCCGGCGGACGAGACGATCTGACCGTCGTCCTCGCCGTGATCGACGACGCCGTCGACTGGCTGGTGCTGCGCGGCTCCGGCGCGCAGTGGGGGACCGAGCCGTGGTCCGAGCAGCCGGCCAACATCGACCGGATCGAGCGGATGGCCGACGACGGCGGCATGTGGATCGCGGAGATCGACGGCGTCTGTGTCGGCATGCTGCACATCAGCGAGGAGCCCCCGCCGTACGCACCGGCCGCCGCCGAGCGCGAGCTCTACGTGCACTTCCTGGTCGCCTCGCGCGACTACGCCGGCCGCGGCATCGGCCGGCAGCTGCTCGACTTCGCCTTCGACCAGGCCCGCCAGCGCGAGATCTCACTCGTACGCGTCGACTGCTGGTCCGGCGGCGACGGCGCACTCGTGCGCTATTACGAAGGCTGCGGCTTCACCCGCACGACGCCGTTCCTGCGCGGTGAGTGGGAAGGGCAGGTCCTGGAGCAGCATCTGTCACATTGA
- a CDS encoding MarR family winged helix-turn-helix transcriptional regulator, whose product MTRDTPAEAVAYALVLIRRRQSRRALAKAAGSSKAATATGMLLDVIDAEAGPCSVSTIAERLAVDQPRASRLVAGAVADGLVRRESDQRDGRRSLLALTTEGTAAVEAMHAFRVAMSDRAMAGWTDRERTEFARLLSDFVARMEELSP is encoded by the coding sequence ATGACGCGCGACACCCCGGCCGAGGCCGTCGCGTACGCGCTGGTGCTGATCCGCCGGAGGCAAAGCCGCAGGGCGCTGGCGAAGGCGGCCGGCTCCAGCAAGGCGGCGACGGCGACCGGCATGCTGCTGGATGTGATAGACGCCGAAGCCGGTCCGTGCTCGGTGAGTACGATCGCCGAGCGGCTTGCGGTGGACCAGCCGCGCGCCAGCAGGCTGGTGGCCGGCGCCGTCGCGGACGGTCTGGTGCGGCGAGAGTCGGACCAGCGGGACGGACGGCGGTCGCTGCTGGCGTTGACGACCGAGGGAACGGCGGCGGTGGAGGCGATGCACGCGTTCCGCGTGGCCATGTCCGACCGAGCGATGGCCGGCTGGACTGACCGGGAACGGACCGAGTTCGCTCGGTTACTGAGCGATTTCGTCGCCAGGATGGAAGAGTTGTCTCCGTGA
- a CDS encoding winged helix DNA-binding protein codes for MQRPIGFWLQRLDGLIESRFAAELDGLGLTRRHWQVLNTVATGPVTRAEVDAAVAPFLAAAPADAQRCIDDLIARGWVADGQQLALTADGVAGHAAVATVVQRERTAIMDGISPDDYLRTVMTLERMAANLGQPLR; via the coding sequence ATGCAACGTCCGATTGGTTTCTGGCTCCAGCGGCTCGACGGTCTGATCGAGTCGCGGTTCGCGGCGGAGCTGGACGGCCTCGGCCTGACGCGGCGGCACTGGCAGGTGCTGAACACCGTGGCGACTGGACCTGTCACGCGCGCGGAGGTCGACGCCGCCGTCGCGCCGTTCCTGGCCGCGGCGCCGGCCGACGCGCAGCGATGCATCGACGACCTCATCGCGCGCGGCTGGGTCGCCGATGGCCAGCAACTCGCGCTCACTGCCGACGGAGTGGCCGGCCACGCGGCGGTCGCGACCGTGGTGCAGCGGGAGCGTACGGCGATCATGGACGGCATCTCGCCCGACGACTACCTGCGCACGGTCATGACCCTGGAGCGGATGGCCGCCAACCTCGGCCAGCCGCTTCGGTAG
- a CDS encoding DUF222 domain-containing protein, which translates to MEVTNRLIAAMRGMQLAAMGRFVSQYDPLARRYTAAEVASALKWTTRAAASRLEWGEHLTTTLPRTLAALCAGIIDIAKARTMIEQTEIIDPDIAGQVEDTVISEAENRNYRWFRDAVKRTVATLDPEGSEQRRQEKKKQRRVEKEDAEDGMAWLSALLPAEKTEAIYQLIDKIAHSQKTADDPRSMDEIRADVLADRILGDPGNVKTRLDVKVNATTMIGLDNEPGRVVGHGPITAQHARKLGMRPGSEWFRLWTDGPTDTVLDYGRLKY; encoded by the coding sequence ATGGAGGTGACGAACCGGTTGATCGCGGCGATGCGGGGAATGCAGCTTGCCGCGATGGGCCGATTCGTCAGCCAGTACGACCCGCTGGCCCGCCGCTACACGGCCGCCGAAGTCGCCTCGGCGTTGAAGTGGACCACCAGGGCCGCCGCGAGTCGGTTGGAGTGGGGTGAGCATCTGACCACCACACTCCCCCGTACGCTGGCCGCGCTCTGCGCCGGCATCATCGACATCGCCAAAGCGCGGACGATGATCGAGCAGACCGAAATCATCGACCCGGACATCGCCGGCCAAGTGGAAGACACCGTCATCTCAGAGGCAGAGAACCGGAACTACCGGTGGTTCCGCGACGCGGTCAAGCGCACCGTCGCCACCCTCGACCCGGAAGGCTCCGAGCAGCGCCGTCAGGAAAAGAAAAAGCAGCGCAGGGTCGAAAAGGAAGACGCCGAGGACGGAATGGCGTGGCTGAGCGCGTTGCTGCCGGCGGAGAAGACCGAGGCGATCTACCAGCTCATCGACAAAATCGCGCACAGTCAGAAAACGGCCGACGATCCCCGCAGCATGGACGAGATCCGCGCCGACGTGCTGGCCGACCGGATCCTTGGCGACCCCGGCAACGTGAAAACCCGGCTGGACGTCAAAGTCAACGCCACGACGATGATTGGCCTGGACAACGAGCCGGGCCGCGTTGTTGGCCACGGGCCGATCACCGCCCAGCACGCGCGAAAGCTGGGCATGCGGCCCGGCAGCGAATGGTTCCGCCTTTGGACCGACGGCCCCACTGACACCGTCCTGGACTACGGCCGGCTCAAATACTAG
- a CDS encoding LLM class flavin-dependent oxidoreductase: MTRPFRFGVVTPVLTDLPTWRDRVRRIADLGYSTVLMPDVQQWQPAPAPTLAVAASIADIRVGTWVYASPLRPPWSTAWEAHSLSVLTEGRFEMGIGTGRPGMEDELRGLGLPVVPPRERLAQVRESVARLRELDGPDLHTPVVMAVRGPKAQAAAAELADTVTFALMPGENRADYTQLVRDFRATADLELSQHVAVIGDKVAPFMAPPDTDTAALHAVDALEVLPSDPAAAIEELQRRREEIGFSYFVLGADFAELFAPVVAKLAGH; this comes from the coding sequence ATGACCAGACCATTCCGATTCGGCGTCGTGACACCAGTCCTGACCGACCTGCCGACGTGGCGAGACCGCGTCCGCCGTATCGCCGACCTCGGCTATTCCACCGTACTGATGCCGGACGTGCAGCAATGGCAGCCGGCGCCGGCCCCCACGCTGGCCGTCGCGGCCAGCATCGCCGACATCCGGGTCGGCACCTGGGTCTACGCGTCGCCGCTGCGGCCGCCGTGGAGCACCGCGTGGGAGGCGCATTCGCTGTCGGTGCTCACCGAAGGCCGCTTCGAGATGGGGATCGGCACCGGCCGACCCGGCATGGAGGACGAGCTGCGCGGCCTGGGCCTGCCGGTCGTGCCGCCGCGCGAGCGGCTTGCGCAGGTGCGTGAGAGCGTGGCGCGGCTGCGCGAGCTCGACGGCCCCGACCTGCACACGCCGGTGGTGATGGCCGTACGCGGCCCGAAGGCGCAGGCCGCGGCGGCCGAGCTGGCCGACACGGTCACCTTCGCGCTGATGCCCGGCGAAAACCGGGCCGACTACACGCAGCTCGTACGCGACTTCCGGGCCACCGCGGACCTCGAGCTGTCGCAGCACGTGGCGGTGATCGGCGACAAGGTCGCGCCGTTCATGGCGCCTCCGGACACCGACACGGCCGCCTTGCACGCGGTCGACGCGCTCGAAGTGCTGCCGAGTGACCCCGCGGCGGCCATCGAGGAGCTCCAGCGGCGGCGCGAGGAAATCGGCTTCTCGTACTTCGTCTTGGGTGCCGACTTCGCCGAGCTGTTCGCCCCGGTCGTCGCCAAGCTGGCCGGACACTAG
- a CDS encoding dihydrofolate reductase family protein, which produces MRSITARMFVTLDGVVQGLGRTDEDTRDGFAYGGWGPAYNDEVMGRELGKGMAKPGDMLFGRRTWEDFISAWGRRTDGNPFTAKMNAATKYVVSRSLADASAWENSVLLRGDAVETVAKLKAEPGNDLSINGSAALVRSLHAAGLIDHYTLLIHPLTLGTGARLFDGPAPLTRFDLTGSVTTPKGVIIAHYSRH; this is translated from the coding sequence ATGCGTTCCATCACCGCCAGAATGTTCGTGACCCTCGACGGCGTCGTACAGGGCCTCGGCCGGACCGACGAGGACACCCGCGACGGCTTCGCCTACGGCGGCTGGGGTCCCGCGTACAACGACGAGGTGATGGGCCGTGAGCTGGGCAAAGGCATGGCCAAACCGGGCGACATGCTGTTTGGCCGGCGCACCTGGGAGGACTTCATCAGCGCGTGGGGACGCCGGACGGACGGCAACCCGTTCACCGCGAAGATGAACGCGGCCACCAAATACGTCGTGTCTCGGAGCCTGGCGGACGCCAGTGCCTGGGAAAACTCCGTCCTGCTGCGCGGCGACGCGGTCGAGACGGTCGCCAAGCTCAAGGCCGAGCCGGGGAACGATCTGTCGATCAACGGCAGTGCGGCGCTCGTACGCAGCCTGCACGCCGCCGGCCTGATCGACCACTACACCCTGCTGATCCATCCGCTGACTTTGGGCACCGGCGCGCGCCTGTTCGACGGGCCGGCGCCACTGACCAGGTTTGACCTGACCGGCAGTGTCACGACGCCGAAAGGCGTCATCATCGCGCACTACAGCAGGCACTGA
- a CDS encoding NAD-dependent epimerase/dehydratase family protein, producing MRIAVTGGAGFLGRAVLTDLRAYGHDADAFSRRTHTDVRNAGEVGKLGAYDAIVHLAAPTSGHQSFADPLTFFDVIVGGTRNVLAAATNQKIVYASTNAIYGSAHDGQLTEDLPPHPESPYAAAKLAGEQLVGTYGNAAVLRIFNVAGGRDTDLSRILPRVLAATTGQPLMVNGDGTAVRDFVHVTDVAAAVRLALTHTGTYNIGSGHGTSILDLVRTAEKVTGRRIEVCHRPAKPEPHSLIADIGKAARELGWRPEHSDLETIVRDATR from the coding sequence ATGCGGATCGCGGTCACCGGAGGCGCCGGTTTTCTCGGCCGCGCTGTCCTGACGGACCTGCGGGCATACGGTCACGACGCCGATGCGTTCAGCCGGCGTACGCACACGGATGTGCGAAATGCCGGCGAAGTCGGGAAACTGGGCGCGTACGACGCGATCGTCCATCTCGCCGCGCCGACGAGTGGCCACCAGTCCTTTGCGGACCCGCTGACATTCTTCGACGTCATCGTCGGCGGCACCAGGAACGTGCTTGCCGCGGCCACAAACCAGAAGATCGTTTATGCGTCGACCAACGCGATTTATGGCTCGGCGCACGACGGCCAACTCACCGAGGACCTGCCGCCGCATCCGGAAAGCCCTTATGCCGCGGCCAAACTCGCCGGTGAGCAGTTGGTCGGCACATACGGAAACGCCGCGGTGTTGCGGATCTTCAACGTCGCCGGCGGGCGCGACACTGACCTGAGTCGTATCCTGCCGCGCGTGTTGGCCGCCACCACCGGCCAGCCGCTCATGGTGAACGGCGACGGCACCGCCGTACGGGATTTCGTGCACGTCACCGATGTGGCCGCGGCCGTGCGGCTGGCGCTGACGCACACGGGGACATACAACATCGGCAGCGGCCACGGCACCAGCATCCTGGATCTGGTGCGTACGGCCGAAAAAGTCACCGGCCGGCGGATCGAGGTATGCCATCGGCCGGCCAAACCCGAGCCGCACTCGCTAATCGCCGACATCGGCAAGGCCGCTCGCGAGCTGGGTTGGCGGCCGGAGCATTCCGACCTGGAGACGATCGTCCGCGACGCGACGCGCTGA
- a CDS encoding DUF1801 domain-containing protein, translated as MAKTHAEYIEALAEPRRADVRALDETVRRAAPQLAPTMEFGMPGYGKYHYRYDSGREGDWALVLFASQKNHLSLYVTAMTADGTRYLAEAYADRLGKVSVGRSCIRFKRLSDVDGAVLAELLAEAAAHPPYPLAAQ; from the coding sequence ATGGCGAAGACGCATGCGGAATACATCGAGGCATTGGCCGAGCCACGCCGCGCGGACGTGCGCGCGTTGGACGAGACCGTACGCCGTGCGGCGCCGCAACTGGCACCGACGATGGAATTCGGCATGCCAGGTTACGGCAAATACCACTACCGGTACGACTCCGGCCGAGAGGGCGACTGGGCCCTGGTTTTGTTCGCCAGCCAGAAAAACCACCTGTCGCTCTACGTCACCGCGATGACCGCGGACGGCACGCGCTATCTCGCCGAGGCGTACGCCGACCGGCTCGGCAAGGTGTCGGTCGGCCGGAGCTGCATCCGGTTCAAGCGGCTGTCCGATGTGGACGGGGCGGTGCTGGCCGAGCTGCTCGCCGAGGCCGCCGCGCACCCGCCGTATCCGCTGGCCGCTCAGTGA